A single genomic interval of Streptomyces sp. NBC_00663 harbors:
- a CDS encoding HSP90 family protein: MPLRDNTADHAATDRTFQVDLRGLVDLLSHHLYSSPRVYLRELLQNAVDALTARHAVEPGGDFGIRLYADGATVRVEDDGVGLTEADVHTFLATIGRSSKRAEQVAEQRADFIGQFGIGLLSCFLVADEIHVVSRSARTPDAPAVEWRGRGDGSYTVRTLPAAARPRPGTTVTLTPRADAGEWTRPAQVHALARHFGSLLRHPVTFDDGSAGGSAPVNPEPAPWSHTYPTPGARSRALAAYGEEVFGFTPLDTIELDLPAVGLKGIACVLPEAVPAGRRHGHRVHVKGMLLSEQAEEILPEWAFFVRCVIDAESLRPTASREALYEDDTLAAVRDALAERLRAWIARAAASDPELLNRFLQAHHLAVKSLAVHDDEILRMLLPWLPFETTAGHCTLDEFARTHRTVLVTSSVEEFRQVAAIASAAGLGVVNGGYTYDRQLVHRLPEIRPEVTVADLDPATLTAHLDPVDRETELAAAAYLAQARDALAVFDCDVALRTFQPASAPALLVDSREARHERTRSQLAREQEGGLWGDILGALRQEAPRAQLILNQLNPLVRTAVTIDEPELARTSAEALYGQAAMLSRRPLRPAESSLINRSFLDLLAHALRKDS, from the coding sequence ATGCCCCTGCGTGACAACACCGCCGACCACGCCGCCACCGACCGCACCTTCCAGGTCGACCTGCGCGGCCTGGTGGACCTCCTCTCCCATCACCTCTACTCCAGCCCCCGCGTCTACCTGCGCGAACTCCTACAGAACGCGGTCGACGCGCTCACCGCACGGCACGCCGTCGAGCCCGGCGGCGACTTCGGTATCCGCCTGTACGCGGACGGCGCGACCGTACGCGTCGAGGACGACGGCGTCGGTCTCACCGAGGCCGACGTGCACACCTTCCTCGCCACGATCGGCCGCAGCAGCAAGCGCGCCGAGCAGGTCGCCGAGCAACGCGCCGACTTCATCGGCCAGTTCGGCATCGGCCTGCTCTCCTGCTTCCTGGTCGCCGACGAGATCCATGTCGTCAGCCGCTCCGCCCGCACCCCCGACGCCCCCGCCGTCGAATGGCGCGGACGCGGCGACGGCAGCTACACCGTCCGCACGCTGCCCGCCGCCGCCCGCCCCCGGCCGGGTACGACGGTCACGCTGACGCCGCGTGCCGACGCGGGCGAGTGGACCCGCCCGGCCCAGGTGCACGCACTGGCCCGCCACTTCGGCTCCCTGCTGCGGCACCCGGTGACCTTCGACGACGGCTCGGCGGGCGGAAGCGCACCGGTGAACCCCGAGCCCGCGCCCTGGTCGCACACCTACCCCACCCCGGGCGCCCGCTCCCGCGCGCTGGCCGCGTACGGCGAGGAGGTCTTCGGGTTCACGCCGCTGGACACCATCGAACTCGACCTGCCGGCCGTCGGGCTGAAGGGCATCGCCTGCGTGCTGCCCGAAGCGGTGCCCGCCGGACGTCGCCACGGCCACCGCGTGCACGTCAAGGGCATGCTGCTGTCCGAGCAGGCCGAGGAGATCCTGCCCGAGTGGGCGTTCTTCGTGCGCTGTGTCATCGACGCCGAGAGCCTGCGGCCCACCGCGTCCCGCGAGGCGCTCTACGAGGACGACACCCTCGCCGCCGTCCGCGACGCCCTCGCCGAGCGGCTGCGCGCCTGGATCGCCCGCGCCGCCGCCAGCGACCCCGAGCTCCTCAACCGCTTCCTCCAGGCCCACCACCTGGCCGTGAAGTCGCTCGCGGTGCACGACGACGAGATCCTGCGGATGCTGCTGCCCTGGCTGCCGTTCGAGACCACCGCCGGGCACTGCACCCTCGACGAGTTCGCCCGCACCCACCGCACCGTCCTCGTGACATCCAGCGTCGAGGAGTTCCGCCAGGTCGCGGCCATCGCCTCGGCCGCCGGACTCGGTGTCGTCAACGGCGGCTACACCTACGACCGCCAACTGGTCCACCGGCTGCCCGAGATCAGGCCCGAGGTCACCGTCGCCGACCTCGACCCGGCGACCCTCACCGCCCACCTCGACCCCGTCGACCGGGAGACGGAACTCGCCGCCGCGGCCTATCTGGCCCAGGCCCGCGACGCCCTCGCCGTCTTCGACTGCGACGTCGCCCTGCGCACCTTCCAGCCCGCCTCCGCCCCCGCCCTCCTCGTCGACAGCCGCGAGGCCCGGCACGAACGCACCCGCTCCCAGCTCGCCCGCGAGCAGGAGGGCGGCCTGTGGGGCGACATCCTCGGCGCCCTGCGCCAGGAGGCCCCCCGGGCCCAGCTGATCCTCAACCAGCTGAACCCGCTGGTGCGCACCGCCGTCACCATCGACGAGCCCGAACTGGCCCGCACCAGCGCGGAAGCCCTCTACGGACAGGCCGCGATGCTGTCCCGGCGCCCGCTCAGGCCCGCCGAGTCGAGCCTCATCAACCGCTCCTTCCTCGACCTCCTCGCCCACGCCCTCCGCAAGGACAGCTGA